The Halorubrum sp. BV1 sequence CGTTCTCCTTCGAGTCGCCGGACGTGATCCTCACCGCGGCGACCGACGGCATCACGCTCGGTGCGGCCATGGCCTCCTTTTTCGACGCGCGGCTCGCGTACGCCAAGAAGTCGAAAGAGACCGCGGTCGAGGAGTTCATCGAGTCGCGCCAGCGGCTCGCCTCCGGGATCGAACTCACCTACTACCTGCCCGCGCGCGCCATCGACGCCGGCGACACGGTGCTCGTCGTCGACGACCTGATACGATCGGGTGAGACACAGGAGCTGCTCCTCGATATCGCCCTGCAGGCCGACGCCGACGTCACCGGCGTGTTCACGCTCATCGCCGTCGGCGACGAGGGGATGGAGCGCGCGCGAGCGATCACGGACGCCCCCGTCGGCGCGCTGACGACGTTCGAGTAGGCGAGTAGGCACGTTCACGCATTTTTGGTGACTGATCGGCCGCTCGCTCGACGAATTTGACCACATTCTTGGGTATCGGTGCACTCCGTTCAGCAACACTTATCACCCGATCCGGCGGTATCCACATCCGTTCAATGGGGCTTTCAGACACGCTGTCAGCGCGCTTCGACGTAGAGGAGCGCGGTTCCGACGTCGGGACCGAACTTCTCGCCGGACTGACGACGTTCCTCACGATGTCGTACATCATCGTAGTCAATCCGGTGATCCTCTCGAACGCTATCGACGCCGGAGAGAACACGTTCCAGCTGTTGGCTGTGGTGACGATTATCGCGTCGGTCGCGGCAATGCTGGTGATGGGACTGTACGCTGATCTTCCCTTCGGGCTCGCGCCCGGAATGGGGCTCAACGCCTTCTTCGTTGTCGTCGTCATGGAACTCAACGTGCCGTGGGAGACGGCACTCGCGGCCGTGTTCTTGGAGGGAGTCCTGTTCATCATGCTGACCGCGGCCGGCGCGCGTGAGTACGTCATCAGGCTGTTTCCGGAACCGGTCAAGCTGTCCGTCGGTGCCGGGATCGGTCTCTTTCTCGCGTTGCTCGGACTCGAACAGATGCGGATCATCACCGGCTCCGTGAGTCTCAACCCCGTCATCGCCCTCGACCCGATCGCGATCCTCGCGGCGGCCGGAATTCTGCTCACGTTCGCGCTGTGGGCCCGAGGCATCCGCGGCGCTATCGTCGTCGGCATCCTACTCACGAGCGTCTTCGCGTATCTCGTCTCCGCACTTGGGGTCGAGCCTCGTCCGGGCGGTGCAGACCAGGGACTCGTCGATACGGCGACGCTCGCGCCGGGCATCTCCGGTATCACGTACGACCTCGCCGCCTACGACATCTCTCCGCTCGCGTTCGCGTTCGTCGAGGGGTTCCAGAACGTCGAGGCGCTCACATTCGCGCTCGTCGTGTTCACGTTCTTCTTCGTCGACTTCTTCGACACCGCCGGGACGCTCACCGGCCTCGGACAGGCGGCCGGAATGACAGACGAATCCGGTGACCTGCCGGACATCGACAAACCGCTGATGGCCGACGCGGTCGGTACCACGGTGGGCGGACTGCTGGGGACGTCGACGGTGACGACGTACATCGAATCGTCCGCCGGAATCGGCGAGGGCGGTCGGACGGGACTGACCGCGCTCGTCGTCGCAGCCCTGTTCCTTCTCTCGCTGCCGTTCGTACCGCTTCTGTCTGCGATTCCGTCGTTCGCGCCGTACGTCGCACTCGTCGTCGTCGCGGTTATGATGCTTCAGAACGTCACGGAGATCGACTGGAACGACCTCGTGCACGCTATCCCCGCAGGACTGACGATCATCATCATGCCGCTGACGTCGAGTATCGCGTACGGGATCGCCGCCGGCCTGCTGAGCTTTCCCGTGGTCGCGGTGGCCGCCGGCCGCAGCGAGGAGACCCGTCTCGGACACTGGCTGATGGCGCTCGCGTGCATCG is a genomic window containing:
- a CDS encoding phosphoribosyltransferase family protein, producing the protein MNRAEKAALQLQAVAVLRMLKETRTYEELSAVTGLPAGDLNRYVNGHVLPGADRASEVVEAVGRDALADELIARVSFDDEGYVDNSGVVFDQSFLDLVAPVAAETFSFESPDVILTAATDGITLGAAMASFFDARLAYAKKSKETAVEEFIESRQRLASGIELTYYLPARAIDAGDTVLVVDDLIRSGETQELLLDIALQADADVTGVFTLIAVGDEGMERARAITDAPVGALTTFE
- a CDS encoding NCS2 family permease; this translates as MGLSDTLSARFDVEERGSDVGTELLAGLTTFLTMSYIIVVNPVILSNAIDAGENTFQLLAVVTIIASVAAMLVMGLYADLPFGLAPGMGLNAFFVVVVMELNVPWETALAAVFLEGVLFIMLTAAGAREYVIRLFPEPVKLSVGAGIGLFLALLGLEQMRIITGSVSLNPVIALDPIAILAAAGILLTFALWARGIRGAIVVGILLTSVFAYLVSALGVEPRPGGADQGLVDTATLAPGISGITYDLAAYDISPLAFAFVEGFQNVEALTFALVVFTFFFVDFFDTAGTLTGLGQAAGMTDESGDLPDIDKPLMADAVGTTVGGLLGTSTVTTYIESSAGIGEGGRTGLTALVVAALFLLSLPFVPLLSAIPSFAPYVALVVVAVMMLQNVTEIDWNDLVHAIPAGLTIIIMPLTSSIAYGIAAGLLSFPVVAVAAGRSEETRLGHWLMALACIGYFAIRFGALAS